A single genomic interval of Myxocyprinus asiaticus isolate MX2 ecotype Aquarium Trade chromosome 19, UBuf_Myxa_2, whole genome shotgun sequence harbors:
- the LOC127456725 gene encoding zinc finger protein 395-like gives MAAVGSRAGLDEVQRSTEGQDRLICMQCCCQGEGANVQKMNTGPEREWSADANTQQTKLLSFPRSSGVDLPYRSPESVEMDEIMAAMVLTSLSCSPVVQSHPQRDLLPGDMECGGGELSDSGSSGYWSWDHGSVSPTPSPSVTEMDRSLGQPTDEGLHMEQDQAACDEPEVTRCKSLSRGAYRCLWPGCGKVLTSRVGMKWHIRILHLGRGSEQSHREEDFYYTEVSSEDEDTSSPSPAPSFSSGAWTSCGSTLSQSTSVQSSTLSQSAPSSVWQIHTEHLYQACTPIQVTVSPGSPTFCSWTMPGDVQQKPQIPSSRSRSVSVGEQWLQRNSAPTRSQTMSASPSRGHCSFRKGRGEAKKCRKVYGVERRDQWCTACRWKKACQRFPD, from the exons ATGGCAGCGGTGGGATCCAGGGCAGGACTGGACGAGGTACAGAGGAGCACAGAGGGGCAGGACAGATTG ATCTGCatgcagtgctgttgtcaaggagAAGGAGCGAATGTACAGAAGATGAATACAGGCCCTGAGAGAGAGTGGTCTGCTGATGCCAACACACAACAAACAAAGCTTCTTTCCTTCCCACGGTCTTCCGGTGTGGACTTACCTTACAG GAGTCCTGAGTCGGTGGAGATGGATGAGATCATGGCTGCAATGGTGCTTACCAGTCTGTCCTGCAGTCCAGTGGTCCAAAGCCACCCACAGAGGGACCTCCTCCCAG GGGACATGGAGTGTGGTGGAGGTGAGCTGTCCGACAGTGGCAGCAGCGGTTACTGGAGCTGGGACCATGGCAGTGTAAGTCCAACCCCCTCTCCATCTGTCACTGAGATGGACAGAAGCCTGGGCCAACCGACAGATGAGGGATTGCACATGGAACAGGACCAAGCTGCATGTGATGAGCCGGAGGTCACAAGATGCAAA AGCTTGAGCAGGGGAGCATACAGGTGTCTGTGGCCTGGCTGTGGGAAAGTGCTGACATCACGAGTTGGAATGAAATGGCACATTCGCATTCTTCACCTGGG TAGGGGCTCAGAGCAGTCTCATAGAGAGGAAGACTTCTACTACACAGAAGTTTCCTCAGAAGATGAGGACACTTCTTCTCCTTCTCCTGCTCCCTCCTTCTCTAGCGGGGCCTGGACGTCCTGTGGGTCCACACTAAGCCAATCCACCTCAGTCCAGTCAAGCACTCTCAGCCAGTCGGCTCCAAGCAGTGTGTGGCAGATTCACACTGAACATCTCTATCAG GCCTGCACGCCCATTCAGGTCACAGTCTCTCCAGGCTCACCCACCTTTTGTAGCTGGACCATGCCTGGTGATGTCCAGCAGAAACCTCAG ATTCCATCATCTCGCAGCCGGTCAGTGAGTGTTGGAGAGCAGTGGCTACAGCGTAACAGCGCCCCCACCAGATCACAGACCATGAGTGCATCTCCCTCCAGAGGGCACTGTTCATTCAG GAAGGGCCGAGGTGAGGCCAAAAAGTGCCGAAAAGTGTATGGCGTGGAACGCAGGGACCAGTGGTGCACTGCCTGTCGCTGGAAGAAAGCCTGCCAGCGAtttccagactaa
- the LOC127456729 gene encoding prepronociceptin-like: MKTPFWTLLLLSLCVSGHSNCQGDCLTCGLLLPEHQAFNTLVCILECEDQASPALTWDLCYQAAGLNQFPLPLQQKETSKRSENEVEPLATVSIENDNGVEYTEALERFRHAAQALGSQQPSEEETSQILGISYDPDLDPGTEQEQDGVDMGEEKSGEAAVSLSKRFGGFMKGRHGFRKLVSSGRSLQKRYGGFIGIRKSARKWNNQKRVSQLLRQYLSLTGRSGRSGRISARNRRQNEV, from the exons ATGAAGACCCCATTTTGGACCTTGTTACTCTTAAGCTTGTGCGTCTCGGGTCATAGTAACTGCCAAGGGGACTGTTTAACCTGTGGACTCCTCCTACCTGAACATCAAGCATTTAATACATTG GTATGTATCTTAGAATGTGAGGACCAGGCATCCCCAGCCTTGACTTGGGATTTGTGTTACCAAGCAGCGGGTCTGAACCAGTTTCCCCTACCATTACAGCAGAAGGAAACATCAAAGCGCTCTGAGAATGAAGTGGAGCCTCTGGCCACAGTGAGCATAGAGAATGATAATGGTGTGGAGTATACCGAGGCTTTGGAACGGTTTCGACACGCAGCGCAAGCTCTCGGCAGCCAGCAGCCTTCAGAGGAGGAGACCTCACAGATACTCGGAATTTCATATGATCCAGATCTTGACCCTGGGACAGAGCAGGAACAGGATGGTGTTGATATGGGAGAGGAGAAGAGTGGCGAGGCGGCCGTCAGTTTATCCAAACGATTCGGAGGCTTTATGAAAGGCCGCCATGGGTTCCGAAAGTTGGTGAGCTCTGGAAGGTCTTTGCAGAAACGCTATGGTGGTTTCATAGGGATCCGGAAGTCTGCCCGCAAGTGGAACAACCAGAAGCGTGTGAGTCAATTACTGAGGCAGTACCTGAGCTTGACAGGCCGCTCAGGTCGATCGGGCCGCATCTCTGCCAGAAACCGAAGACAGAATGAAGTGTAG